GTCACTGAGTTTTTCGAGCGTCTTTTCGTTCCGTTTTCCCGCCCCGACAGCCCCCGCTCGGTCGAACGAGGGGCATACCTAAGTGCCGACTCCAGAAACGGAGAGGTATGCCACCGAGCGTACTCATGCTGGGATGGGGGTACCCGCCGAACATCACCGGCGGGCTCGACGTCCACGTCGGCGAACTGTTCTCCGGGCTCCGCGACGACCTCGGGGTGGAGGCCACCCTGGTGTTGCCCGCGGAGTTCGCCCCGGACGACGAGCCGGGCCTCGAACCGGTGGAGACGGGCGACGGCGACATCGCCGCCCGCATAGAGCGCCTCAGCGACCGGTTCGCGGAGCTGGCGCCCGACCACGACGTGATCCACACCCACGACTGGTTCGGCTACGCGCCCGGACGGCAGGCCGCCCGCGCGTCGGACGCGACGTGGGTCTCGTCGTTCCACTCGCTGGCGAGCGACCGCAACATCGACCCGCCGAGCCGCGAGGTCGAAACGGAACGCCGCCTCGCGAACGCCGCCGACACGAACATCGCCGTCAGCGAGATCGTCCGCGGGGACATCAGGGAGCTGTACGACGCCGACTCCCGCGTCGTGTACAACGGCTTCTCGACGCCGAAGTTCTCCGGCAAGGACGTCCGCGAGGACCTCGGCATCGACGGCGAGATGCTGTTCTTCGTCGGCAGACACACCGACCAGAAGGGGATCTCCCACCTGCTGTACGCGATGAAGAAGCTCCGCGGGCGCGACGTCACCCTCGTCGTCGGCGGGTCGGGCCACCAGACGGACCAGCTGAAGCGGTTCGCCGAGCTCCTCGGCATCGAGGACCGCGTCGAGTTCGTCGGCTACGTCCCCGAGGCGGAACTGGGCGACTACTACGCGGCCTCGGACGCGTTCGTCTCCCCCTCGTACGCGGAGCCGTTCGGGATCACGATCACGGAGGCGCTGGAGGCGGGGACGCAGGTCGTCGCGACGCCCTCTGGCGTCGCCGAGGTGCTCCCCGACGGCTGCCTCGTGGAGGTCGAGACGGACTCGGAGTCGATCGTCGACGGGCTCGTCGAGGCGCTCGACCGCGAGGAGCCGCCGCAGTACGAGCGCCGGGAGTGGCTGGACGTGGCGGAGGACACGCTGGCGGTGTACGAGGACGTGGCGTAGGACGGATTAGCGGAGTACGAGACGCTGCGAAGGGTGAGACGCCTCCCTCGGTCCGGCTTCTATTCGGCCGACTCCTCGTCGCCCCGGTACACGTCGAACTCCGTCGCCGGCTCGGGGTGACTGACCCGGAACCCCTCGGCCGTCTCGACCACGCCGCGGGTGCTGCCGGAGGTACCGCCGTACGGGCTCTCCTCGCCGTCGACACCGCTCGCGCCCTGATACGGCGAGGTGTACGGCGACCCCGAGACGGGCTCGTCGAAGCTCTCGGGCGGGAGGTAGATCCGCTCGCCGCCCTCCGATCGGACGACGACCCCGACGTCGCGGGTACCGGTCACGTCGATGACGGTTCGCTCCCCCGTGACGCGCGCGTCGATGTTGACTTCGTCCATACCTCACGGTGCGAACGGGGACGGTTTAGCAGTACCGGCCGTCGACACCCGCTCGTCCCCGGAGACGCTTCGACGGACCGCCCGCGCCGCCCGCGCATCCCGACCGCCCCCGGGTGGTGAATCCTTTTGTGCGGTCGCGTCGAAGTCGACTCCGATGGACGTCAACAGCCATGCCGAGGAGCTCGCCTCCGACCTCGGTGTCGACAAAGAGGAGGTCAAAGCCGACCTGGAGAACTTACTGGAGTACAGCGTCCCGATCGACGAGGCGAAACAGAGCGTCCGCCGGAAACACGGGGGCGGCGGGGGCGGCTCGACCCCGACCCCCGACGCCGTCGACGTCGGCG
Above is a window of Halorubrum depositum DNA encoding:
- a CDS encoding DUF7510 family protein, yielding MDEVNIDARVTGERTVIDVTGTRDVGVVVRSEGGERIYLPPESFDEPVSGSPYTSPYQGASGVDGEESPYGGTSGSTRGVVETAEGFRVSHPEPATEFDVYRGDEESAE
- a CDS encoding glycosyltransferase family 4 protein, which codes for MLGWGYPPNITGGLDVHVGELFSGLRDDLGVEATLVLPAEFAPDDEPGLEPVETGDGDIAARIERLSDRFAELAPDHDVIHTHDWFGYAPGRQAARASDATWVSSFHSLASDRNIDPPSREVETERRLANAADTNIAVSEIVRGDIRELYDADSRVVYNGFSTPKFSGKDVREDLGIDGEMLFFVGRHTDQKGISHLLYAMKKLRGRDVTLVVGGSGHQTDQLKRFAELLGIEDRVEFVGYVPEAELGDYYAASDAFVSPSYAEPFGITITEALEAGTQVVATPSGVAEVLPDGCLVEVETDSESIVDGLVEALDREEPPQYERREWLDVAEDTLAVYEDVA